CCGAACGCCTCTCGCAAGTCACCCATCTTCTCTTCCTCGCCCCCGCCTTCCATTAACCCAACGAAGTCCTCCAAGCACAGGAGGCCGTCGCCGTCCGAGTCCAGCGACTCTACCGCAACCTCCACTTCCTCCAGGAGCAGCTCTCCACCAATCAAGCCCACTTGCCGCCTCAGCTCCAAGGGCGAAAGCTTACCGTCTCCATCCTCGTCGAAGCACCGGAACACACGCTCGTATCGATCTGCAAGCCTCGCCATGTTCTGATGCACACCCAAAAGCGAGAGCACTTACTCAGCTGTAGGTAAGAAAGAGAAGTCAACAGAAGAGAGAAACGAAGGCTGAGATGGGTTTTGCATGATCAAGGTACGGAGTCTATATACGTCGTACGTACCGCGTGAGACGCGGAGGAGAGAGTATCCAGGATGGAGCGTAGAAGTTACTCTGAGTTTTCCCCTCTAAAAACGAGTTTCGAAAAAGAGATACAGAAGGGCAAAGTCTAAATTACTGCGCGTGGGCAGGTTTGACGAAGGTGGCGACATTGAATGAGGCAGCCAAAGAAGGCTTCAATTTTCTCAACCGTCTAGAACAAAGTACGGGATTT
The nucleotide sequence above comes from Eucalyptus grandis isolate ANBG69807.140 chromosome 2, ASM1654582v1, whole genome shotgun sequence. Encoded proteins:
- the LOC104417001 gene encoding putative calcium-binding protein CML19, with the translated sequence MARLADRYERVFRCFDEDGDGKLSPLELRRQVGLIGGELLLEEVEVAVESLDSDGDGLLCLEDFVGLMEGGGEEEKMGDLREAFGMYVTDGCEFITPKSLKRMLSRLGQSKTVDECEAMICHVDLDGDGVISFDEFKVMMM